A single window of Mesotoga sp. UBA6090 DNA harbors:
- the minD gene encoding septum site-determining protein MinD, with translation MAKVYVVTSGKGGVGKTTITANIGCALANKGAKVCLIDADIGLKNLDIALGLENRVVHTILDVANGKVTASEALVRHKQIKGLYLLAASQIATKEMLSPEDMKKMIGELYPKFDYIIVDSPAGIERGFRNAIAAAEKALIITTPELPAITDADRVIGLLENSGMQEANIRLVINRFKVQMVKRGDMLTREDIQGNLAIDLIGIIPESDEVIVATNKGVPVILNGNGEGIGKVFENIALRMNGEPIPVEQDILEHGSKGFLEFLKRIFRRN, from the coding sequence ATGGCCAAAGTATACGTTGTGACTTCCGGAAAAGGGGGAGTCGGCAAGACGACAATAACGGCCAATATTGGTTGTGCTCTTGCCAACAAGGGGGCTAAGGTCTGTCTTATTGATGCAGACATAGGCCTTAAGAATCTCGATATCGCGCTGGGCCTTGAAAATAGAGTTGTTCATACAATTCTAGATGTTGCAAATGGTAAGGTAACGGCTTCCGAAGCGCTGGTGAGGCACAAGCAGATCAAAGGGCTATATCTACTTGCAGCCTCTCAAATAGCAACGAAAGAGATGCTTTCCCCAGAAGATATGAAGAAGATGATCGGAGAACTTTATCCGAAGTTTGATTACATTATTGTCGATTCTCCTGCAGGAATTGAGAGAGGGTTTAGAAATGCAATCGCTGCAGCTGAAAAGGCCTTGATAATAACCACTCCTGAACTGCCCGCAATTACTGACGCGGATCGTGTCATCGGACTTCTTGAAAACTCTGGAATGCAGGAAGCAAATATCAGGCTAGTTATAAACCGATTCAAAGTTCAGATGGTCAAACGCGGTGATATGCTTACTAGGGAGGATATTCAGGGGAATCTCGCAATAGATTTGATTGGAATCATCCCCGAAAGCGATGAAGTGATCGTGGCCACAAACAAAGGCGTGCCGGTTATCCTGAACGGAAACGGTGAAGGAATCGGAAAGGTCTTCGAGAACATTGCTTTGAGGATGAATGGGGAGCCCATCCCGGTCGAGCAGGATATCCTTGAGCATGGATCGAAAGGATTCCTTGAATTCCTGAAGCGCATCTTCAGAAGAAATTAA
- a CDS encoding Fur family transcriptional regulator: MKKDLLRAELKKRNQRMTAQREYVLRFFLEAETDHLSADEVYQKVQGRKFSISKATVYRTIELLVEIGLLRKITFRDGIVRYEPVKKGEHHHHHIICINCGAVVEFHLDNLEELEELVKSKTGYTIDDHQLKFYGLCPKCQNTMKNRNSDNNDTR, encoded by the coding sequence ATGAAAAAAGACCTGCTTAGGGCAGAACTGAAGAAGAGAAATCAGAGGATGACTGCTCAGCGAGAATATGTGCTTAGGTTCTTTCTAGAGGCTGAAACGGATCACCTGAGTGCAGACGAAGTATATCAGAAGGTTCAGGGAAGAAAATTCAGCATAAGCAAGGCAACAGTCTACAGGACGATCGAGTTACTTGTGGAAATCGGACTCCTCAGGAAAATTACCTTCAGAGACGGAATAGTCAGGTATGAACCGGTCAAAAAGGGAGAGCATCACCATCATCACATAATCTGTATTAATTGCGGGGCAGTTGTCGAATTTCATCTGGACAACCTTGAAGAACTTGAGGAGCTCGTAAAATCAAAGACTGGCTATACAATAGATGATCATCAACTAAAGTTCTACGGTTTGTGTCCGAAGTGCCAGAATACAATGAAAAACAGAAACAGTGACAACAATGACACCAGATAA
- a CDS encoding secondary thiamine-phosphate synthase enzyme YjbQ, giving the protein MRYSVKTSLRNQLIDITDLVIQSVTASEASRGLVNVFVPHTTAAITINENSDPDVVHDILHWMVDTIPNSSEFKHLEGNSDAHIKATLVGSSISIPFSDHSLLLGTWQCVYFCEFDGPRNREIIVTVVG; this is encoded by the coding sequence ATGAGATACTCCGTCAAGACAAGCCTTAGGAACCAGCTAATAGATATTACAGATCTCGTAATCCAGTCTGTCACAGCGTCAGAAGCCTCTCGTGGTCTTGTCAATGTCTTTGTGCCACATACCACCGCTGCAATCACAATCAATGAAAACTCCGATCCAGATGTTGTTCATGATATCTTGCATTGGATGGTAGATACGATTCCGAATAGCAGTGAATTCAAACACCTGGAAGGAAACTCAGACGCTCACATAAAGGCAACTCTTGTTGGATCTTCAATTTCGATTCCATTCAGTGATCACTCACTCTTGTTGGGAACCTGGCAGTGCGTTTATTTCTGTGAATTTGACGGTCCCAGAAATAGGGAGATAATCGTTACGGTAGTGGGGTAG
- a CDS encoding ComEC/Rec2 family competence protein yields AFPFLYCLLAVLLGELLVFALIWKENGWLPVVFLATAVLLISSKQISPLTWLVFFGIGCFAQIVTLKLPDTGKVEYVGRICKGGAGSIEASMGKILVDGEWTNLAPAVNIKLSNRDTTAFPGQIIWTAGTLERQESYPLFKIVSSVEGCIDRVEIISFPGKFVDGLLSKYRLENTIAAAVFTGNRRHIDYETRGRISDLGVAHLFAVSGLHIGLMYLLVHSLLSFLMLGRNTRILISITILFFYTLSTGPAISALRTFLMLFCYSIFKLIDYRQHPLNILGISGMTLVIAQPSIVASISFQLSFFATAALLIFLPEIENRNLIGQAFLVGLIAQTAVIPLSLSTFGTLSIVGIPLTIIMVPIFVVPAYVGMIVILVTDLLGLSVISDFVSGSLRVMSILLEETTKRIGEALPSIRLEPFPAYLVSLLSLFLFFIVFWHFGHKP; encoded by the coding sequence CGGCTTTCCCATTTCTCTACTGCCTTCTGGCGGTGTTGCTGGGAGAACTGCTTGTTTTTGCACTGATTTGGAAAGAGAATGGTTGGTTGCCTGTAGTTTTTCTGGCTACTGCTGTACTCCTTATCTCCTCGAAGCAGATCAGTCCACTGACGTGGTTGGTTTTCTTCGGAATAGGTTGCTTCGCCCAAATCGTAACGCTTAAACTTCCTGACACGGGTAAGGTTGAATATGTTGGTCGAATTTGTAAAGGAGGAGCTGGAAGTATCGAGGCAAGTATGGGAAAGATACTCGTTGATGGTGAGTGGACGAATCTTGCCCCCGCTGTGAATATTAAGCTTTCAAATAGAGATACGACAGCTTTTCCGGGCCAGATAATTTGGACTGCCGGTACGTTGGAAAGGCAGGAGTCTTATCCGCTATTCAAGATTGTTTCAAGTGTCGAAGGATGCATAGATAGAGTCGAGATTATCTCTTTTCCAGGGAAATTCGTTGATGGACTACTTTCAAAGTATAGACTGGAGAACACGATAGCCGCGGCAGTTTTCACCGGTAACAGAAGGCACATCGATTATGAAACCAGGGGGAGAATCTCAGATCTCGGAGTAGCTCATCTCTTTGCCGTTTCAGGTCTACACATTGGCTTGATGTATTTATTGGTTCATTCTCTGCTCTCGTTTCTTATGTTGGGCAGAAACACAAGAATCCTGATCTCAATTACGATTCTCTTCTTTTACACGCTGTCTACCGGCCCGGCAATCTCGGCACTCAGAACTTTCCTAATGCTGTTCTGTTATTCCATATTCAAATTAATCGATTACCGCCAGCACCCGCTTAACATTCTTGGAATCTCGGGAATGACTCTCGTTATTGCTCAACCTTCAATCGTTGCATCCATCTCTTTTCAGCTGAGTTTTTTTGCCACGGCTGCTCTGCTCATCTTCTTGCCTGAAATCGAGAATAGGAATCTGATTGGCCAGGCTTTTCTGGTTGGTTTGATCGCACAGACAGCGGTCATTCCACTCTCTCTAAGCACATTTGGAACGTTATCGATTGTCGGAATACCGCTTACTATAATCATGGTTCCTATATTTGTTGTTCCTGCGTATGTGGGAATGATAGTCATCTTAGTGACAGATCTCCTGGGACTAAGCGTGATAAGCGATTTTGTTTCGGGAAGCCTGAGAGTCATGTCGATCTTGCTCGAAGAGACTACGAAGAGAATTGGGGAAGCGCTTCCGTCGATACGCCTTGAACCGTTTCCGGCTTATCTGGTGTCATTGTTGTCACTGTTTCTGTTTTTCATTGTATTCTGGCACTTCGGACACAAACCGTAG
- a CDS encoding class I SAM-dependent rRNA methyltransferase, whose amino-acid sequence MSSRVILRRSIKRRIAFGHPWVYDNEIDTSDALEDGSIVDVLTHSGQFLGRGYYNSGSTIRVRLLTRRNCRFDVDFFSRKIERSAFLKSSLLKSSDAMRIVFGEADGLPGLIVDRFSGWLVVQFNTLGIARLKDVIVEALISVLKPKGIFEKSEGISLTKEGLESREDWIYGSGPELLPFSLDGITFFADTKGQKTGFFLDQRENAERLSQYATGRDILDVFSYTGNFSFHCIKKGARRATLVDASERALSVARETAEANQFTASCEFVKANAFDYLRAGGLSRSDLVIIDPPAMAKTPSSKRSALRGYKELNLRAMKILKDQALLASSSCTQIVSEEDWSRTVNDAFHDSKKVGVIVFRGGQPLDHPEVSSIFETKYLKFCLFRIFELADY is encoded by the coding sequence TTGAGCTCAAGAGTGATTCTCAGAAGATCAATAAAAAGGCGGATTGCATTCGGTCATCCGTGGGTCTATGACAACGAAATTGATACGAGTGACGCTCTTGAAGACGGATCCATAGTCGATGTCTTAACCCATTCCGGTCAATTTTTGGGTAGGGGCTATTATAACTCAGGTTCCACGATCAGAGTGAGGCTTCTGACAAGGAGAAATTGCAGATTTGACGTCGATTTCTTCTCAAGAAAGATAGAAAGGTCTGCCTTTCTGAAGTCTTCACTATTGAAAAGTAGTGATGCCATGAGAATCGTTTTCGGTGAGGCAGATGGACTTCCCGGATTGATAGTGGACAGGTTTTCGGGGTGGCTCGTTGTTCAATTCAACACACTCGGCATAGCTCGCTTGAAAGATGTGATAGTTGAGGCCTTGATCTCAGTCTTGAAACCGAAGGGGATATTCGAAAAGAGCGAGGGAATCTCCCTCACCAAAGAAGGCCTGGAATCAAGAGAAGATTGGATTTACGGAAGCGGACCGGAGCTTCTCCCGTTTTCTTTAGATGGAATCACTTTCTTTGCCGATACTAAAGGTCAGAAGACCGGGTTTTTCCTCGATCAAAGAGAAAATGCAGAGAGATTGTCTCAGTATGCGACCGGCCGAGATATACTCGACGTGTTTTCTTATACGGGCAATTTTTCGTTCCACTGCATAAAGAAGGGAGCACGAAGAGCAACTCTGGTTGACGCTTCGGAGAGGGCTCTTTCAGTTGCCAGGGAAACAGCAGAAGCAAATCAATTTACGGCCAGTTGTGAATTTGTGAAGGCAAACGCCTTCGATTATTTGAGAGCTGGTGGTCTCTCAAGAAGCGATCTTGTAATAATTGATCCTCCGGCGATGGCAAAGACTCCGTCATCGAAGAGGAGCGCACTGAGAGGATATAAGGAACTCAACCTGCGGGCAATGAAAATCCTGAAGGATCAAGCCCTTCTTGCATCTTCTTCATGTACTCAGATCGTTTCGGAAGAAGATTGGTCTCGGACTGTTAATGACGCTTTTCACGACAGCAAGAAAGTTGGTGTAATTGTATTCAGAGGAGGTCAGCCCCTAGATCATCCCGAGGTAAGCTCGATCTTCGAAACTAAGTATTTGAAATTCTGTCTGTTCCGTATCTTTGAACTGGCAGATTACTGA
- a CDS encoding iron-containing alcohol dehydrogenase family protein has product MWKYFLPTKIFAGIEIISENAELLREVGTNAFLVTGKSSAKKCGALDEVLTVLKGLDIPNFVFDEVEENPSFATIEKGGRKLSANGCDFVIAIGGGSPLDAAKAISVIGRNSEYSCRDLYTGQHLPAFPIITIPTTSGTGSEVTPYSILTDGEGTKKGFDMPSTFPYISFLDPRYTVTMPTDVTVATALDALSHSVEGEVVNKGKNPLVRMLSREATGIIKELLGKVLMNEDNVSLRGQIQYAATVAGIVIAHTGTTAVHAAGYPLSSFKGVRHGMANALMLIRIFRRIAEADPERIASAIEPFEDLDELNAFLKKFGVERVALRISDEEIEKWSEQTAKASHLKKTPGDFDEQFFAELYREIKSD; this is encoded by the coding sequence ATGTGGAAGTATTTCCTGCCGACAAAGATTTTCGCCGGAATCGAGATAATAAGTGAGAACGCCGAGTTACTGAGGGAAGTTGGAACAAATGCGTTCTTAGTTACCGGGAAATCGTCCGCCAAGAAATGCGGGGCGCTGGATGAAGTACTGACCGTACTAAAGGGTCTGGATATTCCGAACTTTGTATTTGATGAAGTTGAAGAAAACCCCTCGTTCGCAACGATCGAAAAGGGCGGAAGAAAGCTCTCGGCCAACGGATGTGACTTTGTGATCGCAATCGGTGGGGGGAGTCCCCTTGACGCCGCCAAAGCGATCTCAGTAATTGGAAGGAACAGCGAATACAGTTGCAGAGATCTGTACACTGGACAACATCTTCCTGCCTTTCCGATAATCACAATTCCTACTACATCCGGCACAGGCAGTGAAGTTACACCATACTCAATTCTAACTGACGGCGAAGGAACAAAAAAGGGCTTCGACATGCCCTCAACTTTTCCCTACATCTCCTTTCTCGATCCAAGGTACACTGTAACGATGCCCACAGACGTGACTGTTGCGACTGCACTAGATGCACTATCTCATTCAGTGGAGGGAGAGGTAGTTAACAAAGGGAAAAATCCACTTGTTAGGATGCTTTCCAGGGAGGCAACTGGAATTATCAAGGAATTGCTTGGAAAAGTCTTAATGAACGAAGACAACGTCTCTTTGAGAGGGCAGATACAGTACGCTGCCACAGTAGCAGGAATAGTGATTGCTCATACAGGAACAACGGCTGTTCATGCAGCCGGTTATCCCCTTTCATCCTTCAAAGGGGTGAGACACGGAATGGCTAATGCACTCATGTTGATCAGAATATTCAGGCGGATTGCTGAAGCCGATCCAGAGAGAATAGCCAGTGCCATCGAACCTTTTGAAGATCTTGATGAGCTTAACGCTTTCTTGAAGAAGTTTGGTGTGGAAAGGGTTGCTCTAAGAATTTCGGATGAAGAAATAGAGAAGTGGTCAGAACAGACAGCGAAAGCGTCTCATTTGAAAAAGACACCCGGCGATTTCGATGAGCAGTTCTTTGCTGAGCTTTACAGGGAGATAAAGAGCGATTGA
- a CDS encoding cell division topological specificity factor MinE — translation MFFGLFRKKKKTEGSRKEAKDRLDSITGGRRYSVPVREVIPQDILQNSGKDMVHQIKTYVADKYKVKEENVKVQLEEHNGYVVIITNVVFH, via the coding sequence ATGTTCTTTGGACTTTTCAGGAAGAAGAAAAAGACTGAGGGAAGCAGAAAAGAAGCAAAGGATAGACTTGATTCCATAACCGGTGGCAGGAGATACTCAGTACCGGTGAGAGAGGTAATACCGCAGGATATTCTTCAAAACAGCGGCAAAGATATGGTACATCAGATAAAGACCTATGTCGCCGATAAATACAAGGTGAAGGAAGAGAATGTCAAGGTTCAGCTTGAAGAGCACAACGGTTATGTGGTTATCATTACAAACGTTGTTTTCCACTGA
- a CDS encoding O-antigen ligase family protein, producing the protein MSKGRFLFLAVLVFGSSLFAIKGFTWDMGIPKFYFASVSIAVFVVFSSLKAVRKPCRLGVSVPQVFALLFGVYACLTTLQLLGTLPQVFLTSLGFAMNLLLFVLFSVLISAERSDTLLIILQLFMFAGLVIAVDAVFSFYTGYGLLWGTENNPFTRGNLSSVIGNVNFTTDLMAMLLFPAAFLAVSKKRIWRHERIRHIFYLSLFSLFLIVIMIGQTRAVYYSVIVSVVFLVVFLIFSLLRFKLSSFVAAFSKLFVTLLIISSIAIMIVYSGDNPLTSGRFSFSERLTYTTEDSISVDVRILQWKAAIKQWESSALLGTGFGSYKYLSTENMGKVLTEEPEYMYVAGLNSIRTHNEYLQQTGETGVIGIALIIAFIVAMLFYTIKVVKKSSSVEKVIKYLFLEAGLLIIFVHSVLSFPGHLMPNALFAVFLFGYIMNPEFLEVNRVHVRLSKVLPLLLVVFALSTSVLMSRIFFAEGLFTRGYINYRRIENTNPQIPELVNSIGSIKREIESLEKYEGKYAYLQQDSYISDRLSELRETYPEAPEELLQHMASEEREKAFSRALSTLDSKLRSASSALLRARQDSSNSFYSAMRNLSTSREISRGQYLSEAYIGYMYLTAQRKEDFRLKLNMSGKAVAAVFAEIFAREDVFSTWLNEDTSPGGMIGDLEIDHSYLRELPGLLRTDLAATDVSGMLETLDVNLLIDYQVTLDAIDALLRSLKTSPDLQVVRNTANLLFRIIASSEMIANELENLDPYVISSNGLNNLIETIRRIPESEREDLTTLYDIAIHYNPGGWQKGNDNIYGEYSRNLLLLYGLEALDKVLEIAEREVFAWSVMKVTDRVVPLGSIGELTPLKEHVSKAWFDDLYGKVHSWCKDTSIEISKEIEEGGLSEEGLSKAKTALSKSEKFLQLHSLW; encoded by the coding sequence ATGAGCAAAGGAAGATTCTTGTTTCTTGCTGTGCTAGTTTTTGGATCTTCGCTTTTTGCAATCAAGGGCTTCACCTGGGACATGGGAATACCGAAGTTCTATTTTGCATCGGTCTCGATAGCAGTTTTTGTTGTCTTCAGTTCTCTGAAAGCAGTAAGAAAGCCTTGTCGCTTGGGTGTTTCAGTCCCGCAGGTCTTCGCTCTGTTGTTTGGCGTTTACGCCTGCCTCACAACTCTTCAGTTGCTTGGGACCCTGCCTCAGGTCTTTCTTACGTCGCTTGGTTTCGCGATGAATCTGCTTCTCTTTGTGCTTTTCTCAGTTCTGATTTCTGCAGAGAGATCCGATACCCTATTGATAATCCTCCAGTTATTTATGTTTGCGGGACTTGTAATAGCCGTCGATGCTGTCTTTTCGTTTTACACGGGATATGGTTTGCTTTGGGGAACTGAGAATAACCCATTCACAAGAGGAAATCTCTCATCCGTAATAGGAAACGTGAATTTCACGACCGATCTAATGGCAATGCTGCTGTTCCCCGCTGCTTTCCTAGCTGTTTCCAAAAAGAGAATCTGGAGGCATGAGAGGATTCGGCACATCTTCTACCTCTCTCTATTCTCACTCTTTTTGATAGTAATAATGATAGGCCAGACAAGGGCGGTCTATTATTCGGTAATAGTATCGGTAGTCTTTCTGGTAGTCTTCTTGATCTTCTCGCTTCTGAGGTTCAAACTCAGTTCCTTTGTTGCTGCATTTAGCAAGCTTTTTGTCACCCTTCTCATTATTTCCTCGATAGCCATAATGATTGTCTACTCTGGAGACAATCCTTTGACAAGCGGCCGTTTCAGCTTCTCTGAGAGACTAACCTATACAACTGAAGACAGCATTTCGGTTGATGTGCGAATTCTTCAGTGGAAAGCAGCAATCAAACAGTGGGAAAGCTCAGCTTTGCTAGGTACAGGCTTTGGATCATACAAGTATCTTTCAACTGAGAATATGGGAAAGGTTCTGACTGAAGAACCTGAATACATGTATGTTGCAGGACTCAATAGCATTCGAACCCACAACGAGTATCTTCAGCAAACGGGCGAAACGGGAGTAATCGGGATTGCTTTGATAATTGCTTTCATAGTAGCTATGCTTTTTTATACTATCAAGGTGGTGAAGAAGTCTTCCTCTGTCGAAAAGGTCATCAAGTATCTTTTCCTCGAAGCCGGTCTACTTATAATATTCGTTCATTCAGTACTCTCTTTTCCGGGTCATCTGATGCCAAACGCTTTATTCGCTGTTTTCCTTTTTGGATATATTATGAACCCGGAGTTCTTGGAGGTAAATAGAGTCCATGTTCGTCTATCAAAGGTACTTCCTCTTCTTCTAGTTGTATTCGCTCTGAGCACATCAGTTCTAATGAGTAGAATATTTTTCGCGGAAGGCCTTTTCACAAGAGGTTACATTAACTACAGAAGAATTGAAAACACAAACCCGCAGATTCCGGAGTTGGTTAACTCAATCGGAAGTATCAAGAGAGAAATTGAGAGTCTTGAGAAATATGAGGGAAAGTACGCCTATCTTCAACAGGATAGTTATATTTCTGATAGGTTAAGTGAATTACGGGAGACCTATCCAGAAGCACCTGAAGAGTTACTTCAACATATGGCGTCTGAAGAACGGGAAAAGGCATTCTCACGTGCGTTATCCACACTTGATTCGAAGCTAAGATCTGCTTCTTCCGCGCTTCTCAGGGCAAGGCAAGACTCATCAAATAGCTTCTACTCCGCGATGCGCAATCTATCGACATCAAGGGAGATATCTAGGGGACAATACCTATCAGAGGCCTACATAGGATACATGTATCTGACTGCACAGAGAAAGGAAGATTTCCGGTTGAAGCTCAATATGTCTGGAAAGGCAGTAGCCGCTGTCTTCGCAGAGATATTCGCCAGAGAAGATGTCTTCTCAACCTGGCTCAATGAAGACACATCACCAGGCGGTATGATTGGCGATCTCGAAATTGATCACTCATACCTTAGGGAGTTGCCAGGTCTGCTGCGAACAGACCTTGCGGCAACCGATGTATCTGGTATGCTGGAGACTCTGGATGTCAATCTGCTTATCGACTATCAAGTGACTCTCGACGCTATAGATGCGCTATTACGATCCCTAAAAACATCTCCCGATCTTCAAGTAGTAAGGAATACAGCTAATCTTCTCTTTCGAATAATTGCCTCTTCCGAAATGATTGCTAACGAGCTTGAGAATTTGGATCCTTACGTAATTAGCAGTAACGGCCTGAATAATCTTATAGAGACGATCAGAAGAATTCCAGAATCAGAAAGAGAAGACCTTACGACTCTTTATGATATTGCTATTCATTACAATCCCGGAGGATGGCAAAAAGGGAACGATAACATTTACGGCGAGTACTCGAGAAACCTGCTCCTGCTTTACGGTTTGGAAGCATTGGATAAGGTGCTTGAAATAGCCGAAAGAGAAGTGTTCGCATGGAGTGTAATGAAAGTCACCGATAGAGTGGTTCCTTTAGGCTCGATAGGAGAACTGACTCCTCTCAAAGAACATGTTTCAAAAGCTTGGTTTGACGATCTATATGGAAAAGTGCATTCCTGGTGCAAAGATACTTCAATAGAGATCTCAAAGGAGATTGAGGAAGGAGGGCTCTCTGAAGAAGGTTTGAGCAAAGCTAAGACAGCCCTCAGCAAAAGCGAGAAGTTCCTACAGCTTCACTCGTTGTGGTGA
- a CDS encoding ATP-binding cassette domain-containing protein, with translation MLEVKEIKLVREERKILNNLTASFEKGRVYAILGNNGVGKSTLSYVLMGLESHKDYEGNIFLDGEEIDLLSVSERARKGISLGWQEPVRFEGLTVREYLTLGGKLKLSEEELNETLSTVGLKKEYLDRFVDESLSGGERKRVELASIILLNPRVTILDEPDSGIDIMSMEMIEHVLERLRDKGSIVIIITHREEIARLADEAYLLCGGRMLASGVPEEIVSFYRKLCDSCQHINEPVKEGGLAND, from the coding sequence ATGCTAGAGGTCAAAGAAATCAAGTTAGTCCGGGAAGAGCGCAAGATTTTGAACAATCTCACGGCTTCTTTTGAAAAGGGTCGAGTTTACGCAATTCTCGGAAACAACGGCGTTGGAAAATCAACACTGTCATATGTTCTTATGGGTCTTGAGTCGCATAAAGACTACGAGGGAAATATATTCCTTGATGGAGAAGAGATAGATCTCTTGTCAGTATCTGAGAGAGCAAGGAAAGGCATCTCTCTTGGTTGGCAAGAACCGGTAAGATTTGAGGGTCTTACGGTTAGAGAATATCTTACTCTTGGCGGCAAACTAAAGCTTTCTGAAGAAGAACTCAATGAGACACTTTCTACAGTGGGGCTCAAGAAAGAGTACCTGGATAGGTTTGTTGATGAATCGCTGAGCGGCGGTGAGAGAAAGAGAGTTGAACTAGCTTCAATAATCCTGTTAAATCCCCGAGTCACTATTCTCGATGAGCCTGATTCCGGCATAGACATAATGTCTATGGAAATGATTGAGCATGTACTCGAAAGGCTTAGAGACAAAGGTTCCATAGTTATAATCATCACCCACCGGGAGGAAATTGCAAGGCTGGCGGACGAAGCGTACCTACTTTGCGGAGGCAGAATGCTTGCTTCTGGTGTACCGGAAGAAATAGTGAGTTTTTACAGAAAACTCTGTGACAGCTGTCAGCACATAAATGAGCCGGTTAAGGAAGGCGGTCTTGCAAATGATTGA
- a CDS encoding polysaccharide pyruvyl transferase family protein, with protein sequence VYLPAASHIDNITHRFPSKLDIRLIKRFGINDLENSIKHSIVTVFGGGNLLQDQTSWRSFLYYYEIAKHTLRNGKPLLFLSQGFGPVGKSVNRNALNKLLKNPLTYGVMRDEVSYKHFASISRSVILGTDYGPYYLQKEGIIPEKRTMEDGLAVIVLKNGTNVDDVLSSLRLNNLTEVCAVGFHNHHDEEKRSELESKARSNGFKVRKPPEDLEGMIRIFNNAELIITERLHGAILAISLGVPFVWKKNTKLDRFVRSLDRNCALFFEGSCESLSLAINSSLKNPMNLKEHYWSQMDTTISESKELLKKLLLRR encoded by the coding sequence CGGTCTATTTGCCGGCTGCTTCTCATATAGACAACATAACTCACAGATTCCCTTCAAAACTCGACATCAGGTTGATCAAGAGATTCGGCATAAACGATCTCGAAAATTCGATTAAGCACTCGATAGTAACCGTCTTTGGAGGAGGTAATCTTCTTCAGGATCAGACAAGCTGGAGAAGTTTTTTATATTACTATGAGATTGCAAAACATACGCTAAGAAATGGCAAGCCTCTTCTATTTCTCTCACAGGGGTTCGGTCCGGTGGGCAAGTCTGTTAACAGAAATGCTCTAAACAAGTTGTTGAAGAATCCCTTGACGTACGGAGTGATGAGAGATGAAGTAAGTTATAAGCATTTTGCGTCGATTTCCAGGAGTGTGATTTTGGGGACAGACTATGGCCCGTATTACCTGCAGAAAGAAGGGATAATTCCTGAGAAACGAACGATGGAGGATGGCCTTGCAGTTATAGTCTTGAAGAATGGAACCAACGTTGACGATGTTCTAAGTTCTTTGAGACTCAACAATCTCACCGAAGTCTGTGCTGTGGGCTTCCATAACCATCATGATGAAGAAAAGAGAAGTGAGCTTGAATCAAAGGCGCGATCAAATGGATTCAAAGTCAGGAAGCCTCCCGAAGACCTTGAAGGAATGATAAGAATCTTCAACAATGCGGAACTGATAATTACTGAGCGTCTTCACGGAGCAATACTAGCTATCTCTCTTGGAGTTCCATTTGTTTGGAAGAAAAACACTAAACTCGATAGATTCGTTAGATCACTAGACAGGAACTGTGCTCTCTTTTTTGAAGGAAGTTGTGAGAGCTTGAGCCTGGCTATTAACAGTTCACTGAAAAATCCGATGAATCTTAAAGAGCATTACTGGTCACAGATGGACACTACGATCAGCGAATCCAAAGAGCTGCTTAAGAAACTGTTGTTAAGAAGGTGA